One Magnolia sinica isolate HGM2019 chromosome 2, MsV1, whole genome shotgun sequence genomic window, ATCCTTCTGGAGTTTGAAAAGAATACCTGCATTGTGAGTAGAAATGAGTTGATTGCTTCGTAAAAAGGACTCCATTTCTAACACTTATTGATATGGAAATTCAAGGTTCCAAACAGCCTTTCTGGTACCATTTTAGGGGAATGAGCTTGTATACGGGACGCACCTGCATTTTACTGCATATTCTATATAATATTATCTAATCACAATTGAATTTGACCTCATGGGTGGGGGCCCTACCAATCACTCAAGGTATGGATGGGACATCAGCTTGTTACTGCGACACTCGCAGCCATGAAACTTCGTGCCTTTACATTCTGTGGAAGTCATAAAAACATGATTGTGGGTTGAACCATGGATCTTTTTCCATGGGCTCTGGATAAGGAATGAAGATTTCCGCACTTTTTGGGAGAAAGTTCTCAATTTTTGACCATTGAGCTATCCACATTTCATGAAACTAAAACAAACAGGTTATTTAGGATTCTTTTTCAcagatttctattttcatagatTTCTTCTGATATAATGCTTTCCTTTCCAAATCTACTTTTTTGGTTCCacctatccaaacaggcccttgaaaTTTGTACTGTAATTTATTCAATTTTAACAAGACTATAAGCCAGCACAGAAAACATGTCAAAAATTCAGGAAAATGGCAGTTTTTTCCTTATTACCTAATGACTAGAAATACATTAAGAATACAATCATCAGTGCAAATGCAAGAACTGGTCTTGGGTTTAAGGATTCTGGCCAGAAAGGCATCATACTTTGGTATCCTCACCAGACTGAGAGGCATCATATTGAACAGGAGGATTTTCCTTTTCCACCCAAAGCATCTTTCCTCATTCATGGAAGAGGAATGTGGCATTTCCATGTAATTGCAGGTTGACTGTATTCTAGAATTTTAATTTCCTAATTTGACCTACTAAAAGTGAAGAAAAACCAGGACTCACCCAAGCCCTTCTTGGGACCAGGCGGCTTCATAGATTCCACGTGCGGTTCTAAATGCTGTTTCCACCATGCCTTCATGGATCATACCAGCAGCAACAGAATATGTCACTCCTGACCAGATCTCTCTTGACTGCATTGCTGTTTTGTCAACACTTCCATCAGGTCGCATACCATTCACCGCCCCTAGCTTTCCATCCTTCACCTTTAAAACGTTGAAATTGTAAACCTTTGTTAGTGCGCTTTTTGCTTGGTCGTCATCAACAATCGGCAAAAGACCACATGCCCTCGCATACCTGCAAGTGGCTATCCATCAAATCAAAGTAATAATGCAGGGAACTTCCATATGAGTGAATTCTGAGATAAATAGGAAATGTCCTCCTAGTATTCCAACTGGAATTTAAACACAAATTGGAGAGAGAATGTTTCTTGTATTGAATTCTTTCTAAAAAATCGTAAACATGAAATATCCCTattccctaaaaaaaaaaaaaaaaaaaaagtaaagacaAAGTATCATTTCTTTTGACATTCCATTTAATGGTAGCATGTTCCTAATGGCATAGAACAAGGAAAGAAGCAACCCCTCGAAACATACCATTGTCCAGCTAACTGATCAGCCTGAATAGACGAACTTGAAGATCCGCCGCTGTCATCATAATTGAAATAAGAGCCATTCCACAACTTCTTGTATACAGTCTTTGCCATTTGAAACTTGGCCCAAAAATAATCCCCGGAAGCCTTGTCACCCACTAGGTGTGCCATTTCTGAAGCAGCCTGCAAAGCTGCCACCCAAAGCCCACCAGTATATGCACTCACACCACTCACTGACCATGCATCATAAGTCTGATCAGGAAAACCTTCGTTTTCAATCATTCCATCTCCATCCTTATCAAACTGTTCCATGTATGCCATTGCCGTATAAACTGAAGGCCAAACAGCCTGGGCAAATGACTTATCACCAGTTGAAACAACGTCTCTGTAAACTTGGAGAACGAATTTAGGATTCAAGTCTTTCCATCTGTTTGTGTCATAAAGGTTGTAAGCATTTACTTCGAACCATGGGTCATTTTGTCCAAGATCATGAGGAACAGCACCAAGAACCTTTCTTGGCACCAACTTGCAATCGGATATGATTTCCATTTTCCCAGGATCATGCATCATAACTGCCACCGCAAAGTCTCTTTGGATGCTCAGTTCGAGTTTTGGGAATAGCATGAGCAACGCAAATGATGAATAGAAATGGACATCATAAGTGTTACACATGTGATATTCAATCCCTTCAAGATAGAGGAACTGACCAATGTTTTCCTCTCCTTCTTGAAGCAATGATGTTCCAATAGCAGAAGCTGATGTGGCTGGACTGTGTATTTCCTCAAGTACAGATGTCATCCTGTCAAGGATATCAACAGCAGTATCATTTTGAGGGAGGATAAAGGAAGAGTTTTTATTATCCGAAGTGGGCTTATCAAGGGAGAACTTTCTCTCTCCAATGGTTACTAGATTCTGAACTGGTGCCAACCCATCTGCCAAATAGAAAATTTAAGTGTAAATTCACTGGGCCAAACAACATTGTTTATAAAGTAGATCTGAGCTGTGAGCTCCCAAATACCTGTCCAAACCGTCCCTCCGGCATTAAGGAAGTAGAGCTCATTGAAGAGAGTAATACGATACCTGCAGAGAACCTTCACAAAATATCACGTCTATAAGATGATAAGCTGGAATGCAGTAGGGGATTCTCACCATTCTGGAAGATTTTTGTCCTGCAGAAGAGGTCTTTGCCATGCTTCAATCTGGGACTCCCAATTTCCATGCTCTATATTTCAaaggaattaaaaaataaataaattacaaacaaATCAATGCATTCACCTTGATGACAATTCATAGTATATAGTTTTAAAGTTCTTGTTTAAACACAAAGCTGAACTACTTCTTGTTTAGAGGTGGCTTCTAAAGCTGCATACTTAATGTATCGAGTGTCTTGAGTGATGTGCCTTACATATTAGACAATGAGTCCATCAAATGCCCAGCGTTCGAATCTGCATACCATACATTACCTAGATACTTCAAAACAAGGTTTCTTATACATGTAAACACTATACTCATGATGCATTCACAGACGATCAATTTGGTAAATGATGGcaaatttttcatgtttttttattttttatttttttatttacattttgCTACTGTATACTTTAGGAAGCATTGACAGGCATGCCTTTCTAAATTACCaacaatagttttttttttttttcgccttCCATACGGCAACATATTTAGGACACATCATGCTAATGCATGACATAAAGAGGAAGGTGCAAAGCAGAGCTTCCAAAGGTAACCAGGTAAAGTTTGGAGGGTTATTCTTATACATAAAAAGTGTATGATAAGACATTTTTATAGCTCCTATTTTCATGAACATAGGAAACATATCCTGTCCCACAAAGTAGCCAAGTCAGAAATAGCAATCCCACCAAAAACCAGGCTTAGAAACTCTATGACTTGACTcagaccttgaagaagaggtGTGGGCATCGCATGCCCTACAGGCTATGGGTAACAGTGAGCTGAGTGCAAGTTCTTAAACTTATGTGGACACTTATGGCACTCCCGCTACTAAATACCTTGCTGGGAAATGAAATGATATTACCATGTCAAAGAATGCCTTTGACATGGCATGCTTTCCTCATGAAGCATCTCAGTTGGCTGAGTGTAGTTCTCATTGTTCAGACTTTAACGGTGCATATTAGATACATAGGTATTTGGTCCATCAACTTTACTAATACTTTTGCAAGGGGTGATTCAGGTGACTAAATTTACGAACTTCAAAGCAGCAGGATCCTAACTTTGGATATAGTTTACGAGCTCTTCCTAGCATCAAGAATTCTGTGAGTTTTTTAGCCCTATGTTCTAGGCTGGAAATCAAGTTGGTAAGAATATTGTCAGGAGTtttcaaaatcaaacatgttttTGGGGTTTTACCTAAGCTACTTTGCAAAATGCTCTAGATTTCAAAAGATTCCTCCTATTGTTTTTAAAATGAATTTCCTACCAAGTCTGCAAGTGGCACAGTGGTTAGAAGGGGCAGCTTTGTTACCAAATACCATAGTTCAAATCCTAGTTAAGATGGTGCAAGATCCATCTGCACATGCACGCACCACGTGACGTGTGGTCAGTGGTCTGTAGGCAGCTCGGGCACCTGTGGTGCACTTTGTACTTCACACATAAGTATCACTAAGAGAAGCATGAGGAGTCTTCTTAAACTTTTCACAAATCAATCGAGCCATGGTCCGAGGCGGGGGGTGATTGGGTTTGACTGGGTTGACCAACTGGATGACATGGTGCAATGCTTGGGTGGTGGTTACATGGACTATTGGGTGACGTGGTGATTTCTGGGTGGTGATTAAGTGCACCAACAGACTTGGTGATGTGGCAGGAAGACTTGACTGTTTGACCCACAGTCAAAGTATTCGCCTGGGTTGGAAAAGTTCTTTGAAAAGTCACATGATTGTTCAGAATCAAGGTGTtttgtatccgttacgatacgccccgtaaaggccgatacgtataggtaacggccatgaccatTACACGAATGAGGGTGAAACGGGGCAGATGATTTTTTTGGACTGTATCGGCTGATACGGTGGCTAGGGGTGTAcagaaccgagttagctcggttagctcactcgactcgactcgactcgactcgaaaaagctcgattcgacttggttcgaagctgagtttgagccaagtcgagctgattgtttgagctcgaaaaaatttcaaactgagctcgactcgactcggatcgaacccaactcggatcgaaccagttcggtggattgaaccagttcggtgactcggttgctttgatattgatgttgctcaccaagtgtttgatgaaatgactcaacgaagtgtggctggtggcaaggtatgtatatgaaacaaataccctttttttcttgatttttatgttacttagaaggtgtttgatgaaatacctgtaaaaccactactgttgttttacatccagtgagattttgaaggtgcagtccacgtgtttgtgaaaatgctgcacaggcgagctggccagttaggctcgaggactaagccgagccgagttcgagctggggtcaacaagtggccgagccgagttcgagctggggtcaacaagtggccgagccgagtctagctatgccaagctcgactcggttcaactcgtgtacacctctaatggtggccataaaggccgttacggggcataaTGATTGTTACTACCATAACGGTAAAAAAAATGAccacttttttctatttaaatccatttttctcctcagtttttcatttttctcattccaaaaactctcctagatcattttacaatagatttcgacTACTAAGATTAAAACTGTAGATTAAAGTGATTTGAGCAAATAGAAGCTCCAAgggccatttttttcaaaaaattgaaaaggtaATATATATATGccttttttctgatttctagttctagtgCTTGATTGTGGTGTAAATATTAAAGGCATacaatcatgttcacaaattcactaggtagcccgatacaacactctcaccaaagagttgaCCAtaacactaccataaacatgttcaaaaataaaataaaaaaaatgaatacatatttccaatatttatattattctggattttctagatattttttcagaattttttgagaaaaagaaaattttcaaccgttatgggggtcataacggtcgttacgcccccatatcagCCGTAATGGCCAATAcctgtatcggtaatggtggtgactgttacggccactgttactgaTATGGAACACCTTGTTCGGAATGGGCATAGAACACAGCCTGAAATTCACTAAAGCCTCTACAAATAGAGGTTCAAGGCGGTGTCGGTTGGGTTGTCTACCCAATTCCAAATTCCATTCTCTCTAAAAATCCATATTCCAAAATTAGTTTTTTGCTCTCAAATTTCTGCTACTTTATTCACTGTTTAGACTATTATTCTATTCtgtcataaaaaaagaaaagaaaagagagtcaTGGTTTCTAAGCCTATTCATCGCTGAAGGTGTTCAGGGTCAATCAACCAACACTGCTAGCTGCAGATCAACATAGAGATTGAGATTCATTACATCCTGGGGACAGATTTCCAGGAATCCAGAATGCAGACTTAGATTTAATCCATAGTGGGGGGTAAATAGCATCTTGAGGAAAGTGGCTCCATAAGACTTGAGGACACTTTCATTTGTTGTTCAGTCTACCAGTCCGCATGCCTAACAAGTACCAGTTTGAAAGTTCAGTTGTGCATGTGTCCAGACTTTGACAACTGTATGGTTTAGTTAAAATGTATATGGATTTTCATCCTATTCTTTAGTTCTCACTGAGCCAAGATATAGACAAAAGGTCTGTCTTGTACGAGTTCTAGAACATTACAGCTAGTAAGGATTTGATATATATGCATTTGCAATGACTTATTCCATTTTCTTCCTGATTTGCAGGCTGAAAACAAATAATTGGTGAGTTACATGATGTCCCACATACAAAGTGAGTCCAGAaccccattattattattattattattattatttaagaggTAAGCTGGGATCAAATTCATGACTTTGAGGTAGTGACACCTGCCCAATTGATTTTAGTTAGAGAAAATCATCCTATTTCTAAGGAGGGGATGGTATGTGATGTCATCATCGAACTGCAGATGTTTGTGTTTAGATAAACTAACCAAGAATAGCATCATGTACAAGATTTGCTGCTGCATCACCATGAGTGCCATAAAATTTGGTATAGCGCCTgcaattaaaattttcaattatcaaTGCATGACCCAATTTATGATTAGCTTTGCGCACTCAAGGATTGGGTCACTCACCTGTGATAGGTCTTTCCACCGGGAAATTTTATTTCAGGGCAATCCCATGCCAATGAAAATGTAACAGTCCGGACTGTCTGAGACGGGACAGTAACAGAAGCTGCTATGGCTGCTCCAATAGATGATCCAGGTGCTGATGGCATTGATCTTTCCGTGCAATCAAGTTGGTCAAAGGAGCCATGCTATTAGAATAAAGAGGGATATCAAGCTAGGTAGACACCAacgattaagagagagagagagagagagagagagagagagagagagagagaggtcaatCTTTTAATAGAAATTCCAGATGAAGTATATCAGAATAGATTTGGTAATACCTTTCTCTTGTTTATATGTGTTTTTGCAACTGGAACATATCTTTATCTTCTAACTATTTTGATCTATAACTTGTTTGTCCTTTGGAGTGTTCATGTATCACTTGGGCCTTGGGTTGGTACTGAATGAGATTGTGTTGGCATGCAATTTGCAAGTGTCGACAATGTGATCCTCTTCCATGGCGTGTTCTAGATCTTAAGTAAAATAGAAAGGTTGACATCCAGTGGGTAGTGAACCGTAAAACTTTTTCCAATCTATCATTTAAAAGCCAACACCAAATTGCCaggagaaaggctaagatgtTGACGACGACGATGTAGATAGCTtacagaaaataaattacaattgtTACCATTAACATTATGGGTATACAAAGACCTTTCAAgttcatttattttcaatttcaaaaatctgattttagATTTCATGATATACAGAATAACTACTGCCGCTACTATCCCTAACTAAAAGGTTTCACCAGAGCTGAAACTCCAAATGTCCCTCATACCTATAAAACTATAGAAGAGAAATTGAGCCTGTCCTAATGTTGGTGGCCTCAATCATACAACATTGAGGTTAGGAGTTCAGAATTCATGGTTACctataaaaaaagaaacaaaggaaTACTTAAACCACCTAATGTAAATCCGCACAGAGTTTTTCTATCAAACTTACAAAGAATAACCGAACGAA contains:
- the LOC131236710 gene encoding uncharacterized protein LOC131236710 isoform X1 yields the protein MVENGFHEVENDKADVQSVKVGPGQPAQLTWQRKINSEGNVPSEFTLTMLEKLQMAHIGFRLWRHCKEEATKGRVATIDPFNKRIINTSSIGVPLGGMGAGSIGRSYRGDFQRWQLFPEICEEKPVLANQFSVFISRPDGKKYSTVLSPGSPEMLKRCAISGIGSWDWKLSGQHSTYHALFPRAWTIHEGEPDPELKIICRQISPFIPHNYKESSFPVAVFTYTLTNLAKAAADVTLLFTWANSVGGNSEFSGNHSNSKLVMKDGVRGVLLHHKTANGLSPITFAIAAQETQDVHVSECPCFLISGDCQGFSARDMWHEIKEHGSFDQLDCTERSMPSAPGSSIGAAIAASVTVPSQTVRTVTFSLAWDCPEIKFPGGKTYHRRYTKFYGTHGDAAANLVHDAILEHGNWESQIEAWQRPLLQDKNLPEWYRITLFNELYFLNAGGTVWTDGLAPVQNLVTIGERKFSLDKPTSDNKNSSFILPQNDTAVDILDRMTSVLEEIHSPATSASAIGTSLLQEGEENIGQFLYLEGIEYHMCNTYDVHFYSSFALLMLFPKLELSIQRDFAVAVMMHDPGKMEIISDCKLVPRKVLGAVPHDLGQNDPWFEVNAYNLYDTNRWKDLNPKFVLQVYRDVVSTGDKSFAQAVWPSVYTAMAYMEQFDKDGDGMIENEGFPDQTYDAWSVSGVSAYTGGLWVAALQAASEMAHLVGDKASGDYFWAKFQMAKTVYKKLWNGSYFNYDDSGGSSSSSIQADQLAGQWYARACGLLPIVDDDQAKSALTKVYNFNVLKVKDGKLGAVNGMRPDGSVDKTAMQSREIWSGVTYSVAAGMIHEGMVETAFRTARGIYEAAWSQEGLGYSFQTPEGWNTDGEYRSLCYMRPLAIWAMQWALSPPKLFKEPRPVTEENPSFKPHAGFSRVARFLRLPEEEAHRSFLGALYDCTCRRLRI
- the LOC131236710 gene encoding uncharacterized protein LOC131236710 isoform X3, with the protein product MVENGFHEVENDKADVQSVKVGPGQPAQLTWQRKINSEGNVPSEFTLTMLEKLQMAHIGFRLWRHCKEEATKGRVATIDPFNKRIINTSSIGVPLGGMGAGSIGRSYRGDFQRWQLFPEICEEKPVLANQFSVFISRPDGKKYSTVLSPGSPEMLKRCAISGIGSWDWKLSGQHSTYHALFPRAWTIHEGEPDPELKIICRQISPFIPHNYKESSFPVAVFTYTLTNLAKAAADVTLLFTWANSVGGNSEFSGNHSNSKLVMKDGVRGVLLHHKTANGLSPITFAIAAQETQDVHVSECPCFLISGDCQGFSARDMWHEIKEHGSFDQLDCTERSMPSAPGSSIGAAIAASVTVPSQTVRTVTFSLAWDCPEIKFPGGKTYHRRYTKFYGTHGDAAANLVHDAILEHGNWESQIEAWQRPLLQDKNLPEWYRITLFNELYFLNAGGTVWTDGLAPVQNLVTIGERKFSLDKPTSDNKNSSFILPQNDTAVDILDRMTSVLEEIHSPATSASAIGTSLLQEGEENIGQFLYLEGIEYHMCNTYDVHFYSSFALLMLFPKLELSIQRDFAVAVMMHDPGKMEIISDCKLVPRKVLGAVPHDLGQNDPWFEVNAYNLYDTNRWKDLNPKFVLQVYRDVVSTGDKSFAQAVWPSVYTAMAYMEQFDKDGDGMIENEGFPDQTYDAWSVSGVSAYTGGLWVAALQAASEMAHLVGDKASGDYFWAKFQMAKTVYKKLWNGSYFNYDDSGGSSSSSIQADQLAGQW
- the LOC131236710 gene encoding uncharacterized protein LOC131236710 isoform X4, which produces MKDGVRGVLLHHKTANGLSPITFAIAAQETQDVHVSECPCFLISGDCQGFSARDMWHEIKEHGSFDQLDCTERSMPSAPGSSIGAAIAASVTVPSQTVRTVTFSLAWDCPEIKFPGGKTYHRRYTKFYGTHGDAAANLVHDAILEHGNWESQIEAWQRPLLQDKNLPEWYRITLFNELYFLNAGGTVWTDGLAPVQNLVTIGERKFSLDKPTSDNKNSSFILPQNDTAVDILDRMTSVLEEIHSPATSASAIGTSLLQEGEENIGQFLYLEGIEYHMCNTYDVHFYSSFALLMLFPKLELSIQRDFAVAVMMHDPGKMEIISDCKLVPRKVLGAVPHDLGQNDPWFEVNAYNLYDTNRWKDLNPKFVLQVYRDVVSTGDKSFAQAVWPSVYTAMAYMEQFDKDGDGMIENEGFPDQTYDAWSVSGVSAYTGGLWVAALQAASEMAHLVGDKASGDYFWAKFQMAKTVYKKLWNGSYFNYDDSGGSSSSSIQADQLAGQWYARACGLLPIVDDDQAKSALTKVYNFNVLKVKDGKLGAVNGMRPDGSVDKTAMQSREIWSGVTYSVAAGMIHEGMVETAFRTARGIYEAAWSQEGLGYSFQTPEGWNTDGEYRSLCYMRPLAIWAMQWALSPPKLFKEPRPVTEENPSFKPHAGFSRVARFLRLPEEEAHRSFLGALYDCTCRRLRI
- the LOC131236710 gene encoding uncharacterized protein LOC131236710 isoform X2; this translates as MLKRCAISGIGSWDWKLSGQHSTYHALFPRAWTIHEGEPDPELKIICRQISPFIPHNYKESSFPVAVFTYTLTNLAKAAADVTLLFTWANSVGGNSEFSGNHSNSKLVMKDGVRGVLLHHKTANGLSPITFAIAAQETQDVHVSECPCFLISGDCQGFSARDMWHEIKEHGSFDQLDCTERSMPSAPGSSIGAAIAASVTVPSQTVRTVTFSLAWDCPEIKFPGGKTYHRRYTKFYGTHGDAAANLVHDAILEHGNWESQIEAWQRPLLQDKNLPEWYRITLFNELYFLNAGGTVWTDGLAPVQNLVTIGERKFSLDKPTSDNKNSSFILPQNDTAVDILDRMTSVLEEIHSPATSASAIGTSLLQEGEENIGQFLYLEGIEYHMCNTYDVHFYSSFALLMLFPKLELSIQRDFAVAVMMHDPGKMEIISDCKLVPRKVLGAVPHDLGQNDPWFEVNAYNLYDTNRWKDLNPKFVLQVYRDVVSTGDKSFAQAVWPSVYTAMAYMEQFDKDGDGMIENEGFPDQTYDAWSVSGVSAYTGGLWVAALQAASEMAHLVGDKASGDYFWAKFQMAKTVYKKLWNGSYFNYDDSGGSSSSSIQADQLAGQWYARACGLLPIVDDDQAKSALTKVYNFNVLKVKDGKLGAVNGMRPDGSVDKTAMQSREIWSGVTYSVAAGMIHEGMVETAFRTARGIYEAAWSQEGLGYSFQTPEGWNTDGEYRSLCYMRPLAIWAMQWALSPPKLFKEPRPVTEENPSFKPHAGFSRVARFLRLPEEEAHRSFLGALYDCTCRRLRI